A genome region from Acidimicrobiales bacterium includes the following:
- a CDS encoding cupredoxin family copper-binding protein, whose translation MRNPRQLIAALALASVTILAACGGDQDPALDRDQDTNTEGNAAPTDDGAVPEPGPGGGETVFIDTFIFRPDPITVPAGTTVSWIQNDSTTHTVTSGDRDAGPDGLFDASLAKGETYEHTFDEPGTFDYFCTLHSGPGMTGQVIVE comes from the coding sequence ATGCGAAACCCCCGACAGCTCATCGCCGCCCTCGCCCTCGCCTCGGTCACCATCCTCGCTGCATGCGGCGGCGACCAGGACCCGGCGCTCGACCGCGACCAGGACACCAACACCGAGGGCAACGCCGCCCCGACCGACGACGGTGCCGTCCCCGAGCCCGGACCCGGTGGGGGCGAGACCGTCTTCATCGACACCTTCATCTTCCGCCCGGACCCCATCACCGTCCCGGCCGGCACCACGGTCAGTTGGATCCAGAACGACAGCACCACCCACACGGTGACGTCAGGTGACCGCGACGCCGGGCCCGACGGTCTCTTCGACGCCAGCCTGGCGAAGGGCGAGACCTACGAGCACACCTTCGACGAGCCCGGCACCTTCGACTACTTCTGCACCCTCCACAGCGGCCCGGGCATGACCGGCCAGGTCATCGTCGAGTGA